A genomic window from Luteolibacter sp. LG18 includes:
- a CDS encoding 5-(carboxyamino)imidazole ribonucleotide synthase, translating into MSAALPSPTSPEFTLGILGAGQLGRMLAIAARRMNVRTVVWTGGLEAPAVELANHVIDLPFDSLEGREQFCALATLATVEFENIPRGTLDAVAGCMPLFPSPDAIAICQNREREKGFLRESGIPCTWFAVVSSVEELAAAMKELNGPGVLKTAAFGYDGKGQLKLNGTEDAAAVWADFGSDRAILEAWVPFELELSVMVARGADGSMVTYDPAENRHRHHILDVSIVPARISAEIAARAQEIARNVADALDYRGILGVEFFLLPDGSLLVNEMAPRPHNSGHHTIDACATSQFEQQLRAVCGLALGSTRLLSPVVMLNLLGDFWPDETVQPDWSPLFEDGEAFLHLYGKRRAIGRRKMGHANLLGATAEDALARAEALKAKWLLVSGK; encoded by the coding sequence ATGAGCGCCGCCCTTCCGTCCCCCACCAGCCCGGAGTTCACCCTTGGCATCCTCGGCGCGGGCCAGCTCGGCCGGATGCTCGCCATCGCCGCGCGACGGATGAACGTCCGCACCGTGGTCTGGACCGGTGGCCTCGAGGCCCCCGCGGTGGAGCTGGCGAACCACGTCATCGACCTGCCCTTCGATTCGCTGGAGGGTCGCGAGCAGTTCTGCGCGCTCGCCACGCTGGCGACCGTCGAGTTCGAGAATATCCCGCGCGGCACCCTCGATGCCGTCGCCGGCTGCATGCCGCTGTTCCCGTCGCCGGACGCGATCGCGATCTGCCAGAACCGCGAGCGCGAGAAGGGTTTCCTGCGTGAAAGCGGCATCCCCTGCACCTGGTTCGCCGTCGTCTCCTCGGTGGAGGAACTCGCCGCCGCGATGAAGGAGCTCAACGGTCCCGGCGTGCTCAAGACCGCCGCCTTCGGCTACGATGGCAAGGGCCAGCTCAAGCTCAATGGCACCGAGGACGCCGCCGCCGTGTGGGCGGATTTCGGTTCCGACCGCGCCATCCTGGAGGCCTGGGTGCCCTTCGAACTGGAACTTTCCGTGATGGTCGCCCGCGGCGCCGATGGCTCGATGGTGACCTACGATCCGGCGGAGAACCGCCACCGCCACCACATCCTCGATGTCTCCATCGTCCCGGCCCGCATTTCCGCGGAGATCGCCGCCCGCGCCCAGGAGATCGCCCGCAACGTGGCGGATGCCCTCGATTACCGCGGCATCCTCGGCGTGGAGTTCTTTCTCCTGCCCGATGGTTCGCTGCTGGTGAACGAGATGGCCCCGCGCCCGCACAACTCCGGCCACCACACGATCGACGCCTGCGCCACCAGCCAGTTCGAGCAGCAGCTCCGCGCCGTCTGCGGTCTTGCGCTCGGTTCCACCCGCCTGCTTTCGCCGGTGGTGATGCTGAACCTGCTCGGCGACTTCTGGCCGGACGAAACCGTCCAGCCGGATTGGTCCCCGCTCTTCGAGGATGGCGAGGCCTTCCTGCACCTCTACGGCAAGCGCCGCGCCATCGGCCGCCGCAAGATGGGTCATGCGAATCTCCTCGGTGCCACCGCGGAAGACGCCCTCGCCCGCGCCGAAGCGCTCAAGGCGAAGTGGTTGCTGGTGTCGGGGAAGTGA
- a CDS encoding ThuA domain-containing protein translates to MKTLSLFAAPVLALATIVPATAADTGSVSYPGGKGPGAGKKVVLIAGDEEYRSEDSMPMFAKILSERHGFQCTVLFSTGADGMIEPNAGASLGNPEALDSADAIVMLIRFRKWPDEAMKHFDSAVKRGVPVIGLRTSTHSFQFPKGSTYEAYNNFGKNVLGEKWVSHWGKHKSEATRGVIEAANAKNPVLSGVTDVFGDSDVYEAAPPADATILLRGQVLKGMNPTDAPADYSKKRADGGEQKVNEPMMPVAWTREVKNDAGKTNRILCTTMGAGTDLRSEGLRRLVVNGVFWGLNLPVPAKADVTPVGAYEPLAYGFNGFRKGVAPATHALPASH, encoded by the coding sequence ATGAAAACGCTTTCGCTGTTTGCTGCTCCCGTCCTGGCGCTGGCCACCATCGTTCCCGCCACCGCGGCCGACACCGGCTCGGTGAGCTACCCGGGAGGCAAGGGCCCGGGAGCGGGCAAGAAGGTGGTGCTGATCGCGGGGGATGAGGAATACCGCTCGGAGGATTCGATGCCGATGTTCGCGAAGATCCTGTCCGAGCGCCATGGCTTCCAGTGCACCGTGCTGTTTTCCACCGGGGCCGATGGCATGATCGAGCCGAACGCGGGCGCGAGCCTGGGCAATCCGGAAGCGCTGGATTCCGCGGACGCGATCGTGATGCTGATCCGCTTCCGGAAATGGCCGGACGAGGCGATGAAGCACTTCGACTCCGCGGTGAAGCGCGGCGTGCCGGTGATCGGCCTGCGCACCTCCACGCATTCCTTCCAATTTCCGAAGGGCAGCACCTACGAGGCCTACAACAACTTCGGCAAGAACGTGCTGGGCGAGAAGTGGGTGTCCCACTGGGGCAAGCACAAGTCCGAGGCCACCCGCGGCGTGATCGAAGCCGCCAACGCCAAGAACCCTGTGCTCAGCGGCGTGACCGATGTTTTCGGTGACAGCGACGTCTACGAGGCCGCACCGCCCGCCGACGCCACGATCCTGCTGCGCGGCCAGGTGCTGAAAGGCATGAACCCGACCGACGCCCCGGCCGACTATTCCAAGAAGCGCGCCGATGGTGGCGAGCAGAAGGTCAACGAGCCGATGATGCCCGTGGCGTGGACCCGCGAGGTCAAGAACGACGCCGGCAAGACCAACCGCATCCTGTGCACCACGATGGGTGCCGGCACCGACCTCCGCAGCGAGGGCCTGCGCCGCCTGGTGGTGAACGGCGTGTTCTGGGGCCTGAACCTGCCGGTGCCCGCCAAGGCGGACGTCACCCCGGTGGGCGCCTACGAACCGCTGGCCTACGGTTTCAATGGATTCCGCAAGGGCGTGGCTCCCGCCACCCACGCGCTGCCAGCCTCCCACTGA
- a CDS encoding HAD hydrolase family protein, which yields MQLPAPLAKVSVVLSFDFDGTLHDPSAVPTVPVRFFETVQRLRESHGAVWGLNTGRSMPYALEGLVDARCPVAPDYLVAREREIYFPNQFGRWVPDEAWNKRCAKDIHTLFKKHRKLLARIREEVLAHTGAEWLEMEGEPAGLIARREEDMEWIMPRVIELAGDVPDLGWQRNSIYLRFGHKNYQKGSSLAEVASRYGVPVEGRFAIGDSHNDFEMLDPANTGMIACPSNSVEELRGHVRALGGYVCKTSHGDGAVEALGHFFGV from the coding sequence ATGCAGTTGCCCGCTCCGCTCGCGAAGGTCTCCGTCGTGCTGTCGTTCGATTTCGATGGCACGCTGCACGACCCCTCAGCGGTGCCGACGGTGCCGGTGCGGTTTTTCGAAACGGTCCAGCGCCTGCGCGAAAGCCACGGCGCGGTGTGGGGCTTGAATACCGGTCGCTCGATGCCCTACGCGCTGGAAGGACTGGTGGATGCCCGCTGTCCGGTGGCGCCGGACTACCTGGTGGCCCGCGAGCGTGAGATCTATTTCCCGAACCAGTTCGGCCGCTGGGTGCCGGATGAAGCCTGGAACAAGCGCTGTGCGAAGGACATCCACACGCTGTTCAAGAAGCACCGCAAGCTGCTGGCCCGCATCCGCGAGGAAGTGCTGGCCCACACCGGCGCGGAGTGGCTGGAGATGGAGGGCGAGCCCGCCGGCCTGATTGCCCGCCGCGAGGAGGACATGGAGTGGATCATGCCGCGCGTGATCGAGCTGGCGGGAGACGTTCCGGACCTCGGCTGGCAGCGGAACTCGATCTACCTGCGCTTCGGCCACAAGAACTACCAGAAAGGCAGTAGCTTGGCCGAGGTGGCGTCGCGCTACGGCGTGCCCGTCGAGGGGCGCTTCGCCATCGGCGACAGCCACAACGACTTCGAGATGCTCGATCCGGCGAACACCGGCATGATCGCCTGTCCGTCGAACTCGGTGGAAGAACTCCGCGGCCACGTCCGCGCGCTCGGCGGCTACGTGTGCAAGACCAGCCATGGAGACGGGGCCGTGGAGGCGCTGGGGCATTTCTTCGGGGTGTGA
- a CDS encoding PVC-type heme-binding CxxCH protein, whose product MKSAIPILACAALVAPAHAAALPAPAKGSHIVLLGNGLGERTQYDSYFETLLHLRYPDKELTVRNICVPGDTAGFRPRAGRKTQWAFPGAEKFHPANKAHKGEGIEPSPDDWLTLCKADTIVAFFGYNESFEGPAGVDNFAAELEAFIAYTRTQKYNGKEAPAIVLVSPIAYENLSGTTLLPDGKVENTNLALYVEAMRKVADKNKTGFIDLFTPTRSPKLAAGTTLTTNGFLPTDDGDRFLAPLLADGLYGPAPVASKAKAEELRQAVIDKAWFWRNDNRIVNGVHIYGRRRAPYGTFNYPQEIEKIRQMTANRDQAVWAAAQGKKYDLKTADAGTRPLDPVTSNFPGKVVYKTGNDALADFKVAPGFKIELFASEERFPNLSKPMQMSFDNKGRLWIATMPSYPGYRPGDALPDDKLLVYEDTDGDGKADKETVFADHLHLPIGFEFAPEGVYVAQEPNFMLLRDTDGDGKADKREIVLEGFDSHDSHHSINAFSADATGSIYMPEGTFLHTNVETSYGPERGLQAGVWRFNPRTKRLDRYSQSNFANPWGIAFDKWDQCYIADASPGQNWWGLPLSPKVPYEYETGKTAEFAPKRSRPTSGAEFISSRHFPDDLQGCYMVNNVIGFLGTSVWDIKEDGSGFAGKQRMDLISSTDPNFRPCDMEFAPDGSLYILDWHNALIGHMQHSARDPKRDRDHGRIYRVTYPSRPLVKPVPIAGATIPQLLKALEEPEYRTRYRARRELRGRKADEVLAAVKQWVAAADKNSPDYDHLLCEALWTTAGFEKIDHDLLVQCLGAKSHQARAAAVDVIRFAWRDIPDHTALLLKAAADEHARVRLAAMMAASWMDNEDGARIASEALERPLDSWMPKAYTAALVTLKDAFDSLAKGGKFDVSQKPKTRDFLAGKLKLEAGKSEDAPQPEPKLPPAELALYRLGREVYQRDVHCATCHQPTGLGDATYPPLANSPWVNGDETRLIKVALKGIWGPITVNGKTFDPKNGVPPMTPFEFLLKDDELAGVLTYVRNSFGNSAPAVKPETVKRVREEAKSKTGFYTVEELLKQHPF is encoded by the coding sequence ATGAAATCCGCCATTCCCATCCTTGCCTGCGCCGCGCTGGTCGCTCCCGCGCACGCCGCCGCCCTGCCCGCTCCGGCGAAGGGGTCCCACATCGTCCTGCTCGGCAACGGGCTGGGGGAACGCACCCAGTACGACAGCTACTTCGAAACGCTGCTGCACCTGCGCTACCCCGACAAGGAACTGACGGTGCGCAACATCTGCGTGCCGGGAGACACCGCGGGCTTCCGGCCGCGCGCCGGACGCAAGACCCAGTGGGCATTCCCGGGAGCGGAGAAGTTCCACCCCGCGAACAAGGCGCACAAGGGCGAGGGCATCGAGCCGAGTCCGGACGACTGGCTGACGCTGTGCAAGGCGGACACGATCGTGGCGTTCTTCGGCTACAACGAATCGTTCGAAGGCCCGGCCGGAGTGGACAATTTCGCCGCCGAGCTGGAGGCCTTCATCGCCTACACCCGGACGCAGAAGTACAATGGCAAGGAAGCCCCGGCGATCGTGCTGGTGTCCCCGATCGCCTACGAGAACCTCTCGGGGACCACGCTGCTGCCGGACGGCAAGGTGGAGAATACCAACCTGGCGCTCTACGTGGAAGCGATGCGCAAGGTGGCGGACAAGAACAAGACCGGCTTCATCGATCTCTTCACGCCGACCCGCAGCCCGAAGCTCGCAGCAGGCACCACGCTGACGACCAACGGTTTCCTGCCGACCGATGACGGCGACCGGTTCCTGGCTCCGCTGCTGGCGGACGGTCTCTACGGCCCCGCGCCGGTGGCTTCAAAAGCCAAGGCCGAGGAGCTGCGCCAGGCGGTGATCGACAAGGCATGGTTCTGGAGGAACGACAACCGCATCGTCAACGGCGTGCACATCTACGGCCGCCGCCGCGCGCCCTACGGCACCTTCAACTACCCGCAGGAGATCGAAAAGATCCGCCAGATGACCGCGAACCGCGACCAGGCGGTGTGGGCGGCGGCGCAGGGCAAGAAGTACGACCTGAAGACCGCGGACGCCGGCACCCGCCCGCTGGACCCGGTGACCTCGAACTTCCCCGGCAAGGTCGTCTACAAAACGGGCAACGACGCGCTGGCGGACTTCAAGGTGGCTCCGGGATTCAAGATCGAGCTCTTCGCCTCCGAGGAACGGTTCCCGAACCTCAGCAAGCCGATGCAGATGAGCTTCGACAACAAGGGCCGCCTGTGGATCGCGACGATGCCGTCCTATCCCGGCTACCGCCCGGGCGACGCGCTGCCGGACGACAAGCTGCTCGTCTACGAGGACACGGACGGCGACGGCAAGGCGGACAAGGAGACGGTCTTCGCCGATCACCTGCACCTGCCGATCGGGTTCGAGTTCGCGCCCGAGGGCGTCTACGTGGCCCAGGAGCCGAATTTCATGCTGCTGCGGGACACCGATGGCGACGGCAAGGCGGACAAGCGCGAAATCGTGCTGGAGGGCTTCGATTCCCACGACTCCCACCATTCGATCAATGCCTTCAGCGCCGATGCGACGGGCTCGATCTACATGCCGGAGGGCACCTTCCTGCACACCAACGTGGAAACGTCCTACGGTCCGGAGCGCGGCCTGCAGGCCGGGGTGTGGCGGTTCAACCCGCGCACCAAACGGCTGGACCGCTACAGCCAGTCGAACTTCGCGAACCCGTGGGGCATCGCGTTCGACAAGTGGGACCAGTGCTACATCGCCGATGCCTCGCCGGGCCAGAACTGGTGGGGGCTGCCGCTTTCGCCGAAGGTCCCCTACGAGTATGAGACCGGGAAAACGGCGGAGTTCGCCCCGAAGCGGTCGCGGCCGACGTCCGGCGCGGAGTTCATCTCGTCCCGCCATTTCCCGGATGACCTGCAAGGCTGCTACATGGTGAACAACGTGATCGGTTTCCTGGGCACCAGCGTGTGGGACATCAAGGAGGATGGCTCGGGCTTCGCCGGAAAGCAGCGGATGGACCTGATCTCCTCGACCGATCCGAACTTCCGCCCGTGCGACATGGAGTTCGCGCCGGATGGCTCGCTCTACATCCTCGACTGGCACAACGCGCTGATCGGCCACATGCAGCACTCGGCGCGCGATCCGAAGCGCGACCGCGACCACGGTCGCATCTACCGCGTGACCTATCCGTCCCGCCCGCTGGTGAAGCCGGTGCCGATCGCCGGCGCGACGATCCCGCAGTTGCTGAAGGCGCTGGAGGAACCGGAGTACCGCACGCGCTACCGGGCGCGCCGCGAACTGCGCGGCCGCAAGGCGGACGAGGTGCTGGCCGCCGTGAAACAATGGGTGGCGGCCGCCGACAAGAACTCGCCGGACTACGACCACCTGCTGTGCGAGGCGCTGTGGACGACCGCGGGCTTTGAAAAGATCGACCACGATCTGCTGGTGCAATGCCTGGGAGCGAAGTCCCACCAGGCCCGCGCCGCGGCGGTGGACGTGATCCGTTTCGCCTGGCGGGACATCCCGGACCACACGGCGCTGCTGCTGAAGGCCGCGGCCGACGAGCATGCCCGGGTGCGCCTGGCGGCAATGATGGCCGCCTCCTGGATGGACAACGAGGACGGGGCCCGCATCGCTTCGGAAGCGCTGGAGCGCCCGCTGGATTCGTGGATGCCGAAGGCCTACACGGCCGCGCTGGTGACGCTGAAGGACGCCTTCGACTCGCTCGCGAAGGGCGGCAAGTTCGACGTCTCCCAGAAACCGAAAACCCGCGACTTCCTGGCCGGGAAACTGAAGCTGGAAGCAGGCAAATCCGAGGACGCACCGCAGCCGGAACCGAAGCTGCCGCCCGCCGAACTGGCGCTCTACCGCCTGGGCCGCGAGGTCTACCAGCGCGACGTCCACTGCGCGACCTGCCACCAGCCGACCGGCCTGGGTGACGCGACCTACCCGCCGCTGGCGAACAGCCCGTGGGTGAACGGCGACGAGACGCGCCTGATCAAGGTGGCGCTCAAGGGCATCTGGGGTCCGATCACGGTGAACGGCAAGACCTTCGATCCGAAGAACGGCGTGCCGCCGATGACGCCCTTCGAGTTCCTGCTGAAGGACGATGAACTGGCCGGGGTGCTGACCTACGTCCGCAACAGCTTCGGCAACTCCGCCCCGGCGGTGAAGCCGGAGACGGTGAAGCGGGTGCGCGAGGAGGCGAAGTCGAAGACGGGGTTCTACACCGTGGAGGAACTGCTGAAGCAGCATCCGTTCTAA
- a CDS encoding OmpA family protein, producing MPAGPTWQNTPEPATWRLPGKDRLGRWATAGIALSLVLHLIAFLTLNHLKFNLALDPPMEMRTERVKLNPVETTPLDMPDMTPAETVVTPPKDTAKLLDDIEVLDKLPRNLEMEMRADVKELAVNLKTGGTPAASGDPSGSTTEPIKAPDLKLDLPEIGRSDLMPAPAPGQVTIDRGSLKGDELDTSVVDDLLKKGAGGKTPQGTLEGSLEEALGLPANVLVGKTTVLPGDLLFEYNSSELRQSARVGLLKLGTLIDMNPGLYCWIEGYTDLIGGDEFNYSLSQRRAEAVKEYLVKSLRLDPKRILTRGFGKQMPRVTGGTKEEQAPNRRVEIKMRKTLPPDAPQVSHAPVEMPPAPPRPEATPPKAILVKPARALPVEELQPPPPPRAQPVPDKPLRAQPVEETPPPRATVPRAEPVEE from the coding sequence GTGCCCGCTGGACCGACATGGCAGAACACCCCCGAGCCGGCGACCTGGCGGTTGCCGGGCAAGGACCGGCTTGGCCGCTGGGCCACGGCGGGGATCGCGCTTTCGCTGGTCCTGCACCTGATCGCGTTCCTCACGCTGAATCACCTGAAGTTCAATCTGGCGCTCGATCCGCCGATGGAAATGCGCACCGAGCGGGTGAAGCTCAACCCGGTGGAAACCACCCCGCTGGACATGCCCGACATGACCCCGGCGGAAACCGTGGTCACCCCGCCGAAGGATACCGCCAAGCTCCTCGATGACATCGAGGTCCTCGACAAGCTGCCGAGGAATCTCGAGATGGAGATGCGGGCGGATGTGAAGGAGCTGGCCGTGAACCTCAAGACCGGCGGCACCCCCGCCGCCTCCGGGGATCCCTCCGGCAGCACGACCGAACCGATCAAGGCCCCGGACCTGAAGCTCGACCTGCCGGAAATCGGCCGCTCCGACCTGATGCCGGCCCCCGCGCCGGGCCAGGTCACCATCGACCGCGGCAGCCTGAAGGGCGACGAACTCGACACCAGCGTGGTGGACGACCTTTTGAAAAAGGGCGCGGGCGGCAAGACCCCGCAGGGCACCCTGGAAGGTTCGCTGGAAGAGGCGCTCGGCCTGCCCGCCAACGTGCTGGTGGGCAAAACCACCGTGCTGCCGGGCGACCTGCTGTTCGAATACAACAGCTCCGAACTCCGCCAGAGCGCGCGCGTGGGCCTGCTGAAGCTGGGCACCCTGATCGACATGAACCCCGGCCTCTACTGCTGGATCGAGGGTTACACCGACCTGATCGGCGGCGATGAGTTCAACTATTCGCTGTCCCAGCGCCGCGCCGAGGCGGTGAAGGAGTATCTGGTGAAATCGCTGCGGCTCGATCCGAAGCGCATCCTCACCCGTGGCTTCGGCAAGCAGATGCCGCGCGTGACGGGCGGCACCAAGGAGGAGCAGGCCCCGAACCGCCGCGTGGAGATCAAGATGCGCAAAACCCTGCCGCCGGATGCGCCGCAGGTGAGCCACGCGCCGGTGGAAATGCCACCGGCACCGCCGAGACCCGAAGCTACCCCGCCGAAAGCCATTCTCGTGAAACCCGCCCGGGCGCTGCCGGTGGAGGAACTCCAACCCCCGCCGCCGCCCCGCGCGCAGCCGGTGCCGGACAAACCGCTGCGGGCCCAGCCCGTCGAGGAAACCCCGCCGCCGCGCGCTACCGTGCCGCGGGCCGAGCCGGTGGAGGAATAG
- the purE gene encoding 5-(carboxyamino)imidazole ribonucleotide mutase, which translates to MSDTPQVGIIMGSTSDWPTMENAARTLEEFGVKWEAEVVSAHRTPGKLYSYAESARGRGIKTIIAGAGGAAHLPGMTAAITDLPVLGVPVESKTLKGVDSLLSIVQMPAGIPTATFAIGKAGAVNAALFAVAMLANESEELAAKLAEFRARQTSQVQAAKLPPLALDA; encoded by the coding sequence ATGAGCGACACCCCGCAGGTCGGAATCATCATGGGAAGCACGTCGGACTGGCCGACGATGGAGAATGCCGCGCGCACGCTGGAGGAATTCGGCGTGAAGTGGGAAGCGGAGGTCGTCAGCGCCCACCGCACTCCCGGGAAGCTCTATTCCTATGCCGAATCCGCCCGTGGCCGCGGCATCAAGACCATCATCGCCGGTGCCGGCGGTGCCGCCCACCTGCCGGGCATGACCGCCGCCATCACCGACCTGCCGGTGCTCGGCGTGCCGGTGGAATCGAAGACGCTCAAGGGCGTCGACTCGCTGCTTTCCATCGTCCAGATGCCCGCGGGCATCCCCACCGCCACCTTCGCCATCGGCAAGGCCGGGGCCGTGAACGCCGCCCTCTTCGCCGTGGCCATGCTCGCCAACGAGTCCGAGGAGCTGGCCGCCAAGCTCGCCGAATTCCGCGCCCGCCAGACCTCCCAGGTCCAGGCCGCGAAACTCCCGCCCCTCGCCCTCGACGCATGA
- a CDS encoding homoserine dehydrogenase: MTCSTLGIGLAGFGTVGSGVWNTLQRNGVLITDRTGGSVELAVTGILVRDPAKARATAGDVPQELFTTDWRALVANPAVDIVVELIGGTTDAFELVAAALRAKKPVVTGNKALLAERGTELFALSREMATPIHFEAAVAGGIPIIRSVQDSFVGNRLHSLVGIINGTSNYILQRMTEAGLDYPPALGEAQALGYAEADPALDVNGWDAAHKAILLATLAYGFSIDPEKVHVAGIEQVRPIDIAFAKQLGYVVKLLAVIREHEDGAIELRVQPSFIAKNHILASVNGVFNAISVVGDAVGEALFYGRGAGQDPTASSVVADLVEAARALRHTAGHRGFLPYRDSGTLLPVEETETAYYVRFDVTDRPGVIAEVAKLLADAGIGISGTHSPVNPEAPDAEFVDMVFLLHTCKFGKLQAALAQVEALDCINSAPVVFRIEKL, translated from the coding sequence GTGACTTGCTCCACACTCGGCATTGGCCTCGCGGGTTTCGGAACCGTTGGTTCCGGCGTTTGGAACACCCTTCAGCGGAATGGCGTCCTGATTACCGACCGCACCGGCGGCTCGGTGGAACTCGCCGTGACCGGCATCCTGGTCCGTGACCCGGCCAAGGCCCGCGCCACCGCCGGGGACGTGCCGCAGGAGCTTTTCACCACCGATTGGCGCGCGCTGGTCGCGAATCCCGCCGTCGACATCGTCGTCGAGCTGATCGGCGGCACCACCGATGCCTTCGAGCTGGTCGCCGCCGCGCTGCGGGCGAAAAAGCCGGTCGTCACCGGCAACAAGGCCCTGCTCGCCGAGCGCGGCACCGAGTTGTTCGCGCTGTCCCGCGAGATGGCCACCCCGATCCACTTCGAGGCCGCCGTCGCCGGTGGCATCCCGATCATCCGCTCGGTGCAGGACTCCTTCGTCGGCAACCGCTTGCACTCGCTGGTCGGTATCATCAACGGCACCTCGAACTACATCCTCCAGCGCATGACCGAGGCCGGGCTCGATTACCCGCCCGCCCTCGGCGAAGCGCAGGCCCTCGGCTACGCCGAGGCCGATCCGGCGCTCGACGTCAACGGCTGGGACGCCGCCCACAAGGCGATCCTGCTCGCCACCCTGGCCTACGGCTTCTCCATCGACCCGGAAAAGGTCCACGTCGCCGGCATCGAGCAGGTCCGTCCGATCGACATCGCCTTCGCCAAGCAGCTCGGCTACGTCGTGAAACTCCTCGCCGTGATCCGCGAGCACGAGGACGGCGCGATCGAGCTGCGCGTGCAGCCCTCCTTCATCGCCAAGAACCACATCCTGGCCTCCGTGAACGGCGTTTTCAACGCCATCTCGGTGGTCGGCGATGCCGTCGGCGAGGCCCTGTTCTACGGTCGCGGTGCCGGCCAGGACCCCACCGCCTCCTCGGTGGTGGCGGACCTCGTCGAGGCCGCCCGCGCGCTGCGCCACACCGCCGGTCACCGCGGATTCCTGCCATACCGGGATTCCGGCACCCTGCTGCCGGTGGAGGAGACCGAAACCGCCTATTATGTCCGCTTCGACGTGACCGACCGCCCCGGCGTGATCGCCGAGGTCGCGAAGCTGCTCGCGGATGCCGGGATCGGCATTTCCGGCACCCATTCCCCGGTCAATCCGGAGGCGCCGGACGCCGAGTTCGTGGACATGGTGTTCCTGCTCCACACCTGCAAGTTCGGGAAACTCCAGGCCGCGCTGGCCCAGGTGGAGGCCCTCGATTGCATCAACAGCGCGCCGGTCGTCTTCCGCATCGAGAAGCTCTGA